The Montipora capricornis isolate CH-2021 chromosome 3, ASM3666992v2, whole genome shotgun sequence genome includes the window GATCGGCTTCGTCAAGGTTTACATGCAAAAATGCCTTTTCAATGTCCACTGTTATACCATACTGGTGGAGATGAAAGCGTAGAAGTATACCAGTAAGGTCATTGAGCAGCGGAGGACCTGGCTGTAAGCAATCATTCAAGCTGGGTTGATCACCTTGTTTGAAACTGCAATCGTACACAATGTGTAGAGGAGTTGTGGTGGAGTCCTTGTGGACAGCATGGTGGGGTATGTAGTGACATACTTCGTTGGTTGTATCCGGATCTTTGACCTTTTCAATGAAACCTCGAGACTGCTGTTCTTGGATGATGTCATTGTACAAGTGTAGTTTCTCAGGATTTGTGGCTAGTCGTCTGACCTTGGAGCGAGTTCTCTGCTTAGTAATTTTTGCATTTGATGGTAAAGGAGGATGTTCTGGTCGCCATGGCAACCTTGCACTGTACCGGCGGTCCTCCAACATAATAGATGTGTCTtaataatatttcaaaaagTCAGGCGTGTCTTCTGAGGAGTTTGGTAGAAC containing:
- the LOC138041718 gene encoding uncharacterized protein encodes the protein MLEDRRYSARLPWRPEHPPLPSNAKITKQRTRSKVRRLATNPEKLHLYNDIIQEQQSRGFIEKVKDPDTTNEVCHYIPHHAVHKDSTTTPLHIVYDCSFKQGDQPSLNDCLQPGPPLLNDLTGILLRFHLHQYGITVDIEKAFLHVNLDEADRDATRFYWLSNADDPESEFIVYRFKSVMFGATSSPFILNATLNKHLTQSTDGCLENPNSE